In Cervus elaphus chromosome 29, mCerEla1.1, whole genome shotgun sequence, a single window of DNA contains:
- the LOC122686324 gene encoding 60S ribosomal protein L7-like, which produces MKKLSITTRNTGRCAEEKKKEVPAVPETLKKKRKNFAELKIKRLRKKFAQKMLRKARRKLIYEKAKHYHKEYRQMYRTEIRMARMARKAGNFYVPAEPKLAFVIRIRGINGVSPKVRKVLQLLRLRQIFNGTFVKLNKASINMLRIVEPYIAWGYPNLKSVNELIYKRGYGKINKKRIALTDNTLIARSLGKYGIICMEDLIYEIYTVGKRFKEANNFLWPFKLSSPRGGMKKKTTHFVGGGDAGNREDQINRLIRRMN; this is translated from the coding sequence gtgcagaagagaagaaaaaggaggttCCTGCTGTGCCAGAAACCCTTAAGAAAAAGCGAAAGAATTTCGCAGAGCTTAAGATCAAGCGCCTGAGAAAGAAGTTTGCCCAAAAGATGCTTCGAAAGGCAAGGAGGAAGCTTATTTATGAAAAAGCTAAGCATTACCACAAGGAATACAGGCAGATGTACAGAACCGAAATTCGAATGGCTAGGATGGCACGGAAAGCTGGCAACTTCTATGTACCCGCGGAACCCAAATTGGCATTTGTCATCAGGATCAGAGGTATCAACGGTGTGAGCCCAAAGGTTCGAAAGGTGCTGCAGCTCCTTCGCCTCCGGCAGATCTTCAATGGCACCTTTGTGAAGCTCAACAAGGCATCAATTAACATGCTGAGAATTGTGGAGCCATACATTGCATGGGGGTACCCAAATCTGAAGTCTGTAAATGAATTGATCTACAAGCGTGGTTATGGCAAAATCAACAAAAAGCGAATTGCCCTGACAGACAACACATTGATTGCTCGATCTCTTGGGAAATACGGAATCATCTGCATGGAGGATCTGATTTATGAGATCTATACTGTTGGAAAACGTTTCAAAGAAGCAAACAACTTCCTGTGGCCCTTTAAATTGTCTTCTCCACGAGgtggaatgaagaaaaagactACCCATTTTGTAGGAGGTGGAGATGCTGGCAACAGGGAAGACCAGATCAACAGGCTTATTAGAAGGATGAACTAA